The Onychomys torridus chromosome 4, mOncTor1.1, whole genome shotgun sequence genome includes a window with the following:
- the LOC118581137 gene encoding putative olfactory receptor 5AK3 — MEQNNGTKVTEFILLGFAEQHKSWHILFIIFLMIYVATLMGNIGMILLIKIDSSLHTPMYLFLQHLAFVDLCYTSAITPKMLKSFTETKASISFTGCMVQLLAYGTFATIDCFILAAMAVDRYVAICNPLRYPIVMSQRLCILLLVGSYTMGFLNASVNTGFTFSLNFCKSNAINHFFCDEPPLLALSCSSIDFNIMLLTVFVGFNLMSTVLVVIFSYMYILAAILRMSSAAGRKKAFSTCASHLTAVTIFYGTLSYMYLHPHTSESQEQEKAASVFYGIIIPMLNPLIYSLRNQDVIEAFKKIVKKCL; from the coding sequence ATGGAACAAAATAATGGCACCAAAGTGACTGAATTCATTCTTCTGGGATTTGCTGAACAACACAAGTCTTGGCACATCCTATTCATAATATTTCTAATGATCTATGTTGCCACACTCATGGGTAACATTGGAATGATACTGCTCATCAAGATTGATTCTTCCCTTCACACTCCCATGTACCTTTTCCTCCAACACCTAGCCTTTGTTGATCTCTGCTACACCTCAGCTATCACTCCCAAGATGCTAAAAAGCTTTACAGAGACTAAAGCATCCATCTCCTTCACAGGGTGCATGGTACAATTGCTAGCCTATGGTACTTTTGCCACCATCGACTGTTTCATCCTGGCTGCTATGGCTGtggaccgctatgtggccatctgtaaCCCATTGCGCTATCCCATTGTCATGTCCCAGAGACTCTGCATTCTGCTGCTGGTTGGTTCATACACCATGGGCTTCCTAAATGCTTCTGTAAACACAGGTTTCACATTTTCACTGAACTTTTGCAAATCCAATGCCATCAATCATTTTTTCTGTGATGAACCTCCCCTTCTTGCCCTGTCGTGCTCCAGTATTGATTTCAATATCATGTTACTGACAGTCTTTGTGGGGTTCAACCTGATGAGCACTGTGTTGGTTGTCATCttttcctacatgtatatctTGGCTGCCATCCTAAGGATGTCTTCTGCTGCGGGAAGGAAAAAGGCCTTCTCCACATGTGCCTCTCACCTGACTGCAGTTACCATTTTCTATGGGACTCTCTCCTATATGTATCTACACCCACATACCAGTGAATCCCAAGAACAAGAAAAGGCAGCTTCTGTATTTTATGGCATAATTATTCCCATGTTAAACCCCTTAATCTATAGCCTGAGAAACCAAGATGTGATAGAAGCCTTTAAAAAGATAGTAAAGAAATGCTTATAA